One window of Vanessa cardui chromosome 5, ilVanCard2.1, whole genome shotgun sequence genomic DNA carries:
- the LOC124529797 gene encoding DNA topoisomerase 3-alpha, with protein sequence MKYLLKNDFLRKLLLVNNKNLVVISRFKTEIMKYLNVAEKNDAAKNIAMHLSRGTSRRREGLSQFNKIYEFESEVMGQKCQMVMTSVSGHLLGLEFVSAYKHWQSCNPLSLFDAPVFKHCPENYEKIKKTLEREVRSCQGLIIWTDCDREGENIGFEIIDVCTAVKSNLKIYRAKFSEITSVSVWRALQNLAQPNKNISDAVDVRQELDLRIGAAFTRFQTLRLQKVFPATLAQNLVSYGSCQFPTLGFVVERYRAIENFVTEMFWKIKVNHTMNNLSIDFSWERIRLFDQQACQVLHDICMENPQAKVTNVKTKPKSKWRPLPLDTVELEKLASRKLKINAKETMRIAEKLYTQGFISYPRTETNEFPKEMNLGQLVAHQTGDPNWGAFAQNILDSGGPTPRQGNKSDKAHPPIHPTKYASNLSGNEQRLYEFIVRSFLACCSKDAQGQETTVNIEVARETFSASGLMITARNYLEVYPYDKWSSKEIHVYETGQIFNPTSIDMLEGSTSPPNLLTEADLIALMEKHGIGTDATHAEHIETIKSRSYVTLADAHFVPGVLGMGLVEGYDAMGLALARPHLRAALEADLRAVSEGRKRAAHVLAEQIAKYKEVYLTVTAEANKIDEALAGRLSEQAVEYTPTVETFVSLPPVFKCPKCNSDMIVKQQKNNADKFYISCISYPKCKNAVWLPTIVKTIDVLPESCESCGPSYKKLKFEWRNNSISHMYPPPYIGCIGGCDMTFLELLKVNISTVKNVSGNNRAPTTQSNVVTSTNNRNANTIQTNTSVNRQNISNQPRQFVPPPTVNRAQNATTPSLSIPTNNNSTNPPRIQTASSTGSGEENNVFCGCNKPAILLTVRKQNANHGKKFYKCPAGLDNGGCDFFLWAPESGETVPNRSDTSSSSSGYHSNSTTNTWGEPSSFPTNDTHQDDETVMCNCNMPCKRITVQKEGPNKGRPFYGCSKDFSSRCTFFQWADGETNTEWRGATRGGGRGAARGAGRGAGRGGARGAARAEGGARRCGLCRREGHTRNRCPDAET encoded by the exons atgaaatatctgTTAAAGAATGACTTTTTACGAAAGTTATTATTGGTAAACAATAAGAATCTAGTTGTTATATCGCGTTTTAAGACTGAAATAATGAAATACCTCAATGTTGCTGAAAAAAACGATGCCGCTAAAAATATTGCAATGCACTTATCAAGAGGAACATCAAGACGG CGGGAAGGATTATCtcaatttaataagatttatgaATTTGAGTCTGAGGTCATGGGTCAGAAGTGTCAAATGGTAATGACTTCAGTGTCGGGACACCTTTTGGGCTTGGAATTTGTTAGTGCCTATAAACATTGGCAATCTTGTAATCCTTTGTCTCTCTTTGATGCACCTGTTTTCAAACATTGTCCTGAGAATTATGAGAAAATTAAG AAAACTTTAGAAAGAGAAGTACGTAGCTGTCAAGGCCTTATTATATGGACTGATTGTGATAGAGAAGGCGAAAATATTGGTTTCGAGATTATTGATGTTTGTACTGCTGTAAAAAgcaatcttaaaatatatagagcTAAGTTCTCTGAGATAACATCTGTGTCTGTATGGAGAGCACTGCAGAACTTGGCACAACCTAACAAGAATATCAGCGATGCAGTGGATGTCAGACAAGAATTAGATTTACGGATAG gtgCAGCTTTTACTAGATTTCAAACTCTTAGACTACAAAAAGTATTTCCAGCTACATTAGCACAAAATTTAGTTAGCTATGGGTCCTGTCAGTTCCCGACATTGGGGTTTGTTGTGGAGAGATATAGAGCTATTGAAAATTTTGTTACAGAGATGTTTTGGAAGATAAAAG ttaaccATACAATGAACAATTTAAGTATTGATTTTTCATGGGAAAGAATACGACTATTTGACCAGCAAGCCTGTCAAGTGCTGCATGACATATGTATGGAGAACCCACAGGCGAAGGTCACAAATGTGAAAACTAAACCCAAGTCAAAGTGGAGACCATTACCCTTGGATACAGTg gaATTAGAGAAATTAGCATctcgaaagttaaaaataaacgcTAAAGAGACGATGCGTATAGCCGAGAAACTGTATACGCAAGGTTTTATAAGTTATCCCCGTACGGAGACCAATGAATTTCCCAAGGAAATGAATCTGGGACAGCTTGTAGCACACCAGACTGGTGATCCCAATTGGGGAGCATTCGCTCAGAACATTCTCGATAGTGGCGGACCTACACCGAGGCAAGGAAATAAAAGTGATAAAGCTCATCCCCCCATACACCCAACTAAATATGCGAGca atttATCTGGCAACGAGCAGCGTCTGTATGAATTCATAGTGCGTTCGTTCCTCGCATGTTGCTCCAAGGACGCACAGGGACAGGAGACCACAGTTAACATAGAAGTGGCTAGAGAGACTTTCAGTGCGAGCGGTCTCATGATAACAGCGCGTAATTACTTGGAAGTGTACCCATACGACAAGTGGTCGTCTAAAGAGATACATGTATATGAG accGGGCAAATTTTCAATCCGACGAGTATTGATATGCTCGAAGGCAGTACTTCGCCACCAAATCTTCTAACTGAAGCAGACCTCATAGCCCTTATGGAAAAGCATGGCATCG GTACGGACGCGACGCACGCTGAGCACATCGAGACCATCAAGAGCCGCTCGTACGTGACGCTGGCGGACGCGCACTTCGTGCCCGGCGTGTTGGGCATGGGGCTTGTAGAGGGATACGACGCCATGGGGCTGGCGCTGGCGCGGCCACACCTGCGCGCCGCGCTGGAGGCAGACCTGCGCGCCGTCAGCGAGGGCCGCAAGCGCGCCGCGCACGTACTAGCGGAGCAG ATAGCAAAATACAAGGAAGTGTATTTGACAGTAACGGCTGAGGCAAATAAAATAGACGAGGCCCTGGCCGGGAGGCTGTCCGAGCAAGCCGTAGAGTACACGCCTACTGTTGAAACCTTTGTATCATTGCCGCcag TGTTTAAGTGTCCAAAATGCAATTCCGACATGATTGTAAAACAGCAAAAGAACAACGccgataaattttatataagttgcATTTCTTATCCAAAATGCAAGAACGCAGTCTGGCTCCCGACAATCGTGAAAACGATAGACGTTCTTCCCGAGTCTTGCGAATCG tGTGGACCGagttataagaaattaaaattcgaatggAGAAATAATTCCATAAGCCACATGTACCCGCCGCCATACATCGGTTGTATAGGCGGCTGCGACATGACTTTCCtagaattattaaaagttaacaTTTCCACTGTTAAAAATGTATCCGGAAATAACAGGGCACCAACTACACAGTCAAATGTAGTCACTTCCACCAATAACAGAAACGCTAATACTATTCAAACGAATACTTCTGTAAATCGACAAAATATCTCAAATCAGCCAAGGCAATTTGTACCGCCACCTACTGTAAATAGAGCTCAAAATGCAACGACACCCAGTCTAAGTATACCAACGAATAACAATAGCACGAATCCTCCTAGAATACAGACAGCAAGCAGCACAGGGAGTGGCGAAGAAAATAACGTTTTCTGTGGCTGTAACAAACCTGCTATATTGCTCACTGTACGGAAACAAAACGCAAATCATG gcAAGAAATTCTACAAGTGTCCAGCAGGCTTAGATAATGGCGGCTGCGATTTCTTCCTCTGGGCACCTGAGTCAGGCGAAACCGTTCCAAACCGATCCGATACATCGTCCTCTAGTTCAGGATACCACAGTAACTCTACTACTAATACCTGGGGGGAACCGTCAAGTTTTCCGACGAACGATACCCATCAGGACGACGAAACTGTTATGTGCAATTGCAATATGCCCTGTAAAAG